The genomic region aacactattcgaagaaaagcgagggagttctcctgatgaacTGCCCGACGTTTATCAACtaacataactaaaacagattttctggtcattatcacattgctgtttgtggaactttgatgggcacaaattggctgctgcgtttcctacattataacagtgtacATTATAACTTCaagtgtacttcattggctgtaataaaAGAAAAAGTGCAATTGCCAGGTAGAAGGGACAAGAGAAGCAATAcattggacgtcctgaggtcatgaaaattgttatataaatgcaagtctttatataaaattacattttcaaaCTATGAATGTGACTGACAGAATCTGTTACAATGGCCTCACCTTTTATTGCTGAGCATTGTAACAGTCTTGGTTACTACTGTAGCCCTCAGGCCAGCACAGCTAAAGCTCGATTGTGATGAATTTATCAATTCCCCCTGTTGAAATTCCAATTCAATTCCAGTACAATATACATAGAACACTAGATGGCAGTGTGCTACCGACACAGTGAATTTCATCATTGAGGTTCCCTACATTTGCCACTGTGTTTCTCTTAAATGAGGACTGTTTCAATAAGCAGATGTTTAAATCATTTACTTAGAAATAAAATACAATAATGATGAAATGCAAAACTGGAATTAATAAGTACATTTCTGCCACTAATCAAAGAAAGTTTTGCAGCAAATACAAGAAAGTAGCAATATTATCAGAAAAAAATAGTAACTGGACCATTAAGGCAAAGAAAATCCCATATTTcatcccagtctgtgcagagtttGTTCATCTGCACTGGGACAACGATGGAGGTGATACAATGGtcctcagtgcccctggattaGATATGGAAAATCGACTGCCATTTCCATTGCTATCTagggacccctgctggaagtacatGTTAGATGAGGGCATGATGGGGCTCATTTGTGATGAGCTGACTAACTTGCTGGGACTCACTGCCAaggctcacatgtgaataatggccattttTGTCTGTACCAGGGAGGAACCATAGTAAGGAGTCAATGGCTTCAGTTCAGGAAATGAAGGGAGGAGAGAAcatttgtgaggaaaagaaaaaCAGTAATAGGGAAAAATATGCAATCTATTGTAATATTTTTGTAATAACTGTCCTAACACTGGCACGTGTAGTTCTTTGAGCGACTTTTTCACTGGATTTCAGAACTGGCAATTGTGCTGGCACCCCCTGCTGAATGAGAGTGTGCAATTGCATACGTCTGTCTAAGCCCATTCTGCAAATAATGCTGCAGGTCTGACCAATGGGTTAGTCAGTAGGGTTTACCAATCTTAAATTCCTCTATTCCGGCCATTTCAATGGTCATGAAATCCCAGATCTCACAGCCTAAAAATTCTGGGATTGTGAGATTGCTGAAATCCCAGGGTCACAATAAGTGTTTACATGAGTCAAGCTAtgtcatctgcctaggccctaagctctggaattcccaccctaaaccactccacctctcaacctctctctcctcctttaaaatgctccttaaaaactacctctttgaccaagctcttggccacctatctccttatgtggctcggtgtcaaaattttgtttgaatacactcctgtgaagcgccttaggacgctttgctatgttaaaggtgctatatgaatgcaagttattgttgtattaAACAATGCTGGATGGACTTTATGATTTAGTACTCCCGACTTAGAGCTTCACACAGCAGGAGTGCGTATCGGGAGCTCGGACATATGACTTAGCATACTCCATTCGTGGCCCATACAGAAAATTGTGAATCTGGCACGCTGCCCACCTTGGCCAAATTCTTGATCTATTCCCCTGTTGTGCAAAGTTATGTGCCAGGAGCACTAAATCTACCCCCATGATCCACAAATAGCACCTTAACCCCTGTTACTGCCATTAGAATTCAGAAAAACCTTTGGTTCAGAAGGCAGAAGCAAGCCACATCTATAAAAGAGTGGTCAAAgggacaaacagcaatgtgtcagTCAGAACCATTTGTAAGAAAGCAAAAAACCTGGAGCTTTCTTATTGTATTGATGAACCGACAATTGAAATGTCAAAGGAATAGATAAAATGTCACTGTATCCCAAGTAGCTGAATTTCTTTCTTCAGACTTTGGATTTGtaattctatttttatttataaaattCAAATGGTCCCAAGTAAACAGGAGGAAGGTTCTTGgttctcgccaaggcttcttcgacaacacctcccaaacccacgacctctaccacctagaaggacaagggcagcaggcacattcaaacaccaccacctgcatgttcctctccaaatcacacaccatcctgatttggaaatatatcgccgttccttcgtcgttgctgagtcaaaatcctggaactcccttcctaacagcactgtgggagaaccttcaccacacggactgcagcggttcaagaaggcagctcaagggcaattagggatgggcaataaatgctggccttgcctgcgacgcccacatcccatgaatgaatttttaaaaatccgctGAGGGAAAGGATGAGCATGTAATTACTTTGTACAGCTCATCATCCTATAGTACCCTACTAGTCAGGAATTGAATACCATTTAAGCTGTTAAATTGTAGTTCACAGAGATAGGGATTCAAGCCTGCAATTGCTGACTGTAATGTCAGCAGTTTTCACCCGACTGGTAAAATAATTTTGAGTGAAAGACTGTAAATCAGGCCACAGTAGATGAGAAGCTCCTTCATCCCACCAGTAAAATTGCCCTGTCAGTGTTCATGCCAGATTCTAATGCTGTGATTCTCTATTCTGCGACAACAAGGCTCCACGAAGCATTTGTCTAATGGAGTATGAGACTTGCTTCAGTGATTTGGAGAAGTGATTTGCAGCTTAATAAATTCTTCCCCCGCAGCATTGGTGCTTTTTGCTTGCTGTAGAAAAAGAACCATGGCCCATTTTAATGAAGGCGACCACTCGTTTAAATCTATATTTTCAATTTTAAACCTCTCTTGCAGGAAAATGGTTGGTGACATGTGAGCATGCAAATTTTCTGCTGTCTTCACACACTTTTCAAATGGAATATAAAATTCCATTCGGGCTATCCTTTTGTTTTTACTTAAACTGTTTCAGATTTTCACTTTGTTTTAATTTCCGTTTGTGACCATTCTAGTTGAATATTTAATAGTTAATTCAATGACTTGGGAAACCTCGACTTTCTCCTTCAACCgtgtatttttatatttctggAGCTCTTCACATCGTGCAGCGTTACCCTGTTTCCCATGGATTGCTGGAATACCACACTGTCAACAGTCTTTCAGCTACTAATAGGTTCCAGATTTAACACACTGTAGCTTTAAATAAAAATCTCCTGCATTTTGACTGTGGTTATGTAATTAAATTAAACCACAGATTTCTTTTTTTGAATACTTTAAGTATGTGAACTCTGTGGTGAATCTGAGGTATTTTTAGAACCTCAGTAACCTTCCATGATCATTAAGGTTTTGTTTCTACTGTGTATTTTTAGCAAATGTGAGCAGAATCTGCTATTTAGTCTCATGCAGTCGGTAATAAGAGAGTCTGATGAGAGTGCCTTGGGCCATTAGATTTTTGTGACATGACATTATTTGGTGAATTTAAATGTTAAAAAGAGGTGGAAACATTTTTATTGACATTTAAAAGGATTTGAAATCTTACTTTACTTTTGGGCGGGGACTGATAGAGAGGAGCCTGATTGCTTCTTTGAAGTAATAATTGAAAGTAAATAATATCTATCTCCAGCAGCTCCGAATGTTCCTTATAACCCCTCTCTTTTTAGAAAGGTGTTCATTCTCGGACAGGATCATTTACGAGCATAAATGGTATCGATAAGAAAATACTTGGACAGTAAAGTAAATGCTGAAACAATTTTATtttctgctcctttttcttaaagTACTCTCATGAAGTTAAGATGTCCACCATGCGCCGGAAGGAGCCGACAGTGGCCACAATGGCGCCCCAGTCACTGAATCTCCTGTATTCACCGGGTCTCATGAAGTACTGGCGGCCTCTGTAGTTGGGCTGATCATAGAAGGTCCAGTAACCGTCCATCACATGGCAGGAGTGAATGTCACGGTGGCGGAAACGATCGTAGACAGATGGACAGTCATCCGTGAATTCCATCATCTGTCCTCCAAAGTCAGGCCTCTCGTGAACCTTTATTTTGTATGGAGCCCCGCTTGTCTGTGGgataaaatatttaaaaaatatatttaatataaacCTAATACACATTCATCCACAGTTACTTGAGTCCATCATCATGAATCTAACATTTCCTTTCAACATAAATGCCACTCTGTTGGTCACCAAAAGTTGGTTCCTGAGGGAACGTCAACAGATTAATGGGACATAGacaaatgcaaattatttatttGTCTAATGAATTTGATTCTACTGTAACCTTTAAACTGCATTGGTGGAGAACTAATTTCTTTATTTTTGTTATTTTGTTCCACATTTTCTCTTCCATTCTTTTTCTTCTGCATTCCCTAAGGCACTcactctcattggggtacggcTCTACACACACTGGTCATCCTtcaatacctcacccaaatggtatgaaattcatgtgtgagcctagtcaCTAAGTACCAGCAGATTAAAGGGAGCATCAcatggcccattgtgcctgtgccagtatctttgaaagagctaaccgattagtcccactccccattctttccccatagccctgcaaatatttccttttcaagtatttatccaattcttttttgaaagttactattgaatctgcttccatcaccctttcaggcagtgcattccagatcagaacaacttgctgtgtaaaaaaaaaatctcctcatctccactctggttcttttgccaattatcttaaatctgtgtcctctggttactgactctcctgccagtggaaatagtttctccttatttactctgtcaaaacccttcacagttttgaacacctctattaaatctccccttaatcttctcgaAGGAGTATAAAGcgaacttctctagtctctccacataacaaaagtccctcatccctggtattattatggtaaatctcctctgcatcctttccaaagccttgacatccttcctaaagtgtggtgcccagagttggacactatactccagctgaggcctaaccagtgatttgtaaaggtttagcataaaacCTTGTTTGAATTGAGCCAGAGATTTTTCTGGTAAGGCTAGGTGAGCTATcgggatggtggtgatggtggtggtgttaGGGGGTGCCTTAAATGTCATTTTAAGAATGTAGGGTATATTTTCCCCTGTTCCTCTGTTCATTAACCTATGCAAAAAAATCAGGGTGAGTATGCATGGGCTTCCCAGTTCTATGCTTTTTTACTTACACATTGGTGATGAGAAGATAACATACCTGTACATTTCTTGTGCTCTATATAAATTAAAATTTAGCTTTTGTCAATAAAGTAAAAGGTATATGGATGATAGTGAAATATTAGACACTTAAAATACAAACATGTACAATAATTTCAAATGATAATCATATTGGGTCACTTACATAGCTATACGTGCGACATGACCTGATGTTGTCATTGAATCCCATCCAGCGCTGGTAGTCAGGATATTCTCCCCTGCTCAGAACATACTGGTATCCCATGTAATTGGGTTTCTCATACACCACCCACCAGTCACTCTCAACACGGATGGAGTTACAGCGGCTGAAGTAAGAGGACAGGTCAGCACAGTCAGAACTGCACTCGTGGTGCCGACCCTGGAAGTTCCTGTCCTCGTAAAAGGtgatctgcagtattagaaaaatgTTAGCTATGCTGAAGCATAACTGATTTTAACAAAACAAAATATCACAGAAAATAAATCATTTTTACCTTAACCATTTTGGTGACACTGCCAGAGCTATAGTCGTGTGCCAGGAGTTAGGGAGGATGGCTTTTTATAGATCCAACTTttgttatttcattgaagaattCTAAAATATTTTCCAAGTCAGCAGATTCTTCCATGACATGTCTTGTGCTCTTTGTTGGCACTCTCACTTGACTTATTGATGCataaattatagaccaattatcaGGCCTTTGTTCAGTAGATTTACCATGACACGTTACAAACACAGCTGCATTTTCTGTTTGCAAATAATATATGATGATTCTTAATGCTAGGAATAAGTAGAATAAAGTTTGTTTAAAAAGTGAAATGAAGTGTAAAAACCAGATCCCTTTTTATCAAAAGCAGAACTCTTTCAATTTATGTGTGTCAAGGCAACTATACCTAGTATTTTTGGTAAAATTATACAAGGAATTCCAGCAGCAAACAGTGTGCTATGAAAAAAATAGCAAAATGAGGTGCAAATTGCACAGTTCATATTCGCTTTCCCTGCATATCAGCAGTATAGTTTCCATGATTTCATCAATGGTGAAAAATCTATCTTTAAAATTTGCATGGTATATTTATTATGATAATAGGAAGAGAATGGCAATTACAGAAATACAGAAATTAGGTTGCTCAAAAATAGATTTTCTTCTCTAATTCAAAAATCTAGTCCATGACCTATATGGGGGAAAGCTTGAAACAATTGCTCTGGGATTGCTGAGGGAGCCAATTCTAGATGAGCATGTAGTGAGGTGGAAGCCATCGCATCTAAATCCATTCTAGAGGTTAATGTTGAGCCCTATGTCTTTTGATATTTGGAGGAGTTGTAATGGATTCCAGTAAGCTTAGTTCTGTCTTGCATTTAATTGCTTGTGAGGAATTAAACAAATCAACCCTCCCATCTGAATTAATTTGCAGATCGTGTGACAATCATAACAGAATACAATGCATTGTTTTTATTTAATTCTATAAACTTTTCAGGTACTGCATTATGTTTGTTGAAATCCTGAATAAAACAAGACTTAGaaaacattttgaaaataattctTAGGAAAATGCACTTTGTGTACTCACGGACAAAAACTATGCAAAAGGAAAATAGGTGAAAAGCTGCTCAACAGATGGAGATCACTCCACACAAATCATTTCAAAAGatatctatatattattaaaaaatcTTGTAAAGGGGGCACACTTTCTGTCCACAAAGCTTTCTTCCTGTTTTTATGATCTTTGGTCACACTTCTGTGTCAACATTCACCATTGTAAATTGCTTCATCAAAATTTCTCATTTAATATTGctatatcataagaacataagaacataagaaataggagcaggagtaggccaatcggcccctcgagcctgctccgccattcaataagatcatggctgatctgatcccaaccacaaatctaaagaacacaagaagtaggagcaggacccggccactcagcccctgggccctctctgcCACACAAGATGATATAGTTGCAGGATCTGGCCACTAGATGGCTCTGTAGAGTGAGTTCCCAAAATTCTCTCTCCCAACTCAGTTGCCATTTTGTATATAAAAAATCTTTATAAATATCAACTGACCATGGGCAACGCCATAGGCAATTTACCAATatgattttttaaatggtggccaTTCCTTCCTTATTTATCAATTCAGCTGTTTCATTCACATGTTGAAACATTTCTTGAGCATAAACATATTTTACAACTGCAAACAGCAGTCATCACTTTCagtggtagattttgactttatgcaatagtgtaaaatgagctgccgattcactgtcgcccgttttacactgtcgcacaaaacCAATCTTGAACTTGTGGaaatttatataaaaataaatcaccAAGCCAGCACCATTAGGTGACTTTCCTATCATTAAAACATTAATTAAACGCTCGGTAAAAAAGGGTTTGCTACAATTTCTCACCACAGTGAATTACAAATTGAAGTATTGAAGGTAATTGAAATGTCACAAAAAAGATTGCtttctcttcatttctctttttgTATTTAAGAGTGTGACATTTATTTGAATGTATGAATGATTATTAAAGTTGTTTTAAggcagaatgatcaaggcattcATTATACAAAGTCTGAAAATCAGTCTGATACATTCATCAAGTAGTAAAAtaactttaaaagaaaaaagtcaAATATATCAAAAATGTAGCTGTAAAGGAAACTAGGGTATGAATTTATACAAATGGAGAAGAGTGAGGTTCACTCATCCTATTGCACAGTGGCTAACAGTGATTTAGTCTTTTTAATGGGTCAGTGGAAATGTGCTCGTTGACCGTCGGTCTAgcaacatctcaattttaaaattctcattcttgttttcaaatccctccatggccttgctcctccctatatctgtcaccttctctagcactacaaccctctgagatctctgcgctcctccaaaactggcctcttgtgcatccctgatttccttcgcctcaccactggcggccgtaccttcagccgcctaggccctaagctctggaattccctccatagacctttccacctctctacctcgctctcctcctttaagatactccttaaaacctacctctttgaccaagcttttggtcacttgtattATACCTttgtatgtggctcggtgtcaaattttgtttgattatggctcctgtgaagcgccttgcaatgttttactacgttaaaggcactatatagatgcaaattgttgttgttgtataattTGCTTTCAACTTATTCCTCTTGTTCATTAATAGTCCAGTTAGACTAGATATTTTCTATCAAGTTTGGCTTCCCATTAACACCAAATTGGGTGAAGCCATTGAACTGGCATCATTTTTTCTGAGTAGCATGAGACCACCTCAGTGAGATAAGTATCACATAGCTTCGACTTTTCACCAGTTGCAGCCAGCGGTTGGATTGCCTGGAAGCTATTTAATATAACTTTTAACTGTTTTAATAGTCCTGCCAGCTCTCTGTTAACATTAAACTTTAATGGTGAATACACCACTGCCAAGCAGAGTTCCACATAtgttaagaaagaaagagaacttgcatttatacaacaactttcatgaccttaggacgtcccaaagttcttcacagccAACGCAGTACTTTTGACGAGTAGTCACTATTGTTTTTGTagacaaacgtggcagccaattggcGTGTAACAAGGTCCCAGGTAagggaccagataatctgtttctagtggtcttggttgagagataaatgtggcccaggacaccaggagaactgtcCTGCTTATCTTCGATtattaccatgggatcttttacatccgcttgAGAGGGCTGActcaggtttaatgtctcatctgaaagacggcacctctgacagtatagtactccctcagtactgcactgaagaactCTAACTATGGAGTAATATGGAGCCAGCAGCATAACTTACGTCTGTTGGCTTTGCACTGCCGTTTCTGGTGTTAAGCTGGTACCTGTGATATAACAGCAACCGAACATTTATATGTTTCTTCACTGAGGTGATATGAATATTTATCATTCTTTCTTCTCTCCCATTTTACCTATGAATTATTGCAGTTTTCTTCTCtcaaaggtaaaaattgtaaaccaAGTTTTAAGCCAGTATTAATATGATTATTATAACATAAAGACTAGATGCAAGTAAATGATAAGATATCTCATTAAAATATATGCTTTCCAAAGCATTAGGAATTTCACTGTTTAAGACATTCTTCAAGTAGTTTTGTACAGGTTAGTTTTTGCATGAAAAATTTAATTGGAGATGCTTCAGTGATCAAAGTCCTTCACATTCCTTGTAAAAATAAGTCTGTTCCATTGATCCATCAAAATAAATTGGTTTAACATTCCTGACCTACCGTACCATGCATGTTCCAATCCATGCCAGCCCAGATGAGAGCACAGTTTGAAAGCACGGATAGTCTGCATTGTTCTTATGCCTGAACAATGTAAGAACTGACATTCTGATGTCTAATCAAGCCATAGTTACTGGCATTCACTTTGAAGATGGGGTGTGGTTTTGTCGCATCTTTAAAGACTATGCCGTGCAGAAATGTTCATTGAGTTCAGTACATGAGTGGATGTAACCTTAAAAGTTAAGAAGATATGTAGCAAGCCCTCTTAGTAGCTCTTTTGGTAAATAACCTGCCCAATGTGGCACTCACACATACTGTCAAGGAAGGTTCCAGATTCAATCTCTGGTCTAAGCTAATCTTGGCCAAGGCAACAGTTTACGGCCAAAATTTGCCTCAGAACCCTTGGACTTGGAAATAGGAAAAATAAACCtgttttcctgctcctgattgctatccagtgaatcCCACTGCAAAATGTACAGGTGAAGAAAGGATTAAGCTTGGCTGTGATTTCCTCCCTAACCCCACAGTTGTTTCCACTCATCTCTGCGTTTAACACTCTGATCAGTCTTGCTTCAATTCCCTTCGGTCCAGTTTCCACCCTGCCCATAGCACTGGGACCACCCTGGTCAATGTCACTAACAACATTGCCTGTGATTGGTGCACTATCGCTCACTAACTTCTGGTGATGTTTTCCCCAACATAACGTTGGATTTGCTGCTCCCAGAGCTATGACAAAGGCTGTCTGAAACATATTCCCAAATCAAAGCACCCAGTGAAAGAATTATAACATCTCGCGCCCAATCACTTCTTCATCACTCAGCTTCACACCATAGCCCAAGATTGCAATCAGTGTCTGCAAAATTCATTTATTTAAGATTGACACAAGGCATATAATTTCTGATCAATCAGCGCATATTGCTAAGACCCTGATTAATGTCTGTTAGCATTTTTTTGGGAAGAAATGCAAGAaaactatggggtagattttgactttatgtgatagtgtaaaacgggtgatagtgaatcagcagaccGTTTTACACCTCCCCCGATTTTTATTTGCACTGACTTCCCCTATCTACCCTCGTAGGTCGTAGCCATAGCTTTCTTAGATTGAGGTTGTGACTTATTCAGATAATTTGCAACTCCCTAACGTGGCGAGGTTGGGAAGCTTGAGCCTTAGTTTCTGCAGCCtcggcattctctctctcttgagcACAAAGTGGCCTCTCTCTGTACTCAGGATGTTTGTAGGAGATCCAGACACCTTCCGCGTGGCAGGAGTGGAGTTCATTGCCGTGGAAATAATGATAAGCGGATGAGCAATTATTGCTGAACTCCATCACATATCCTGAAAAGCGGTTGTCTCATTAATCCTTATTTGATACGGATGACTGGTGCATAACAGGAACCTAACTAAGTACCGGTTTCAGATTGAAATGCTTTTCTACTGAATGCTTAAAGAAAAATGTGAATGGTATTTGTTAAATAATAACTACAAGaatataattttaataaaaagGACTAGGCACACATGTCATACAATGTAAATAAGTTGCTGTGATCTGCGAAAACacattgggcacgattttaatcaGGCGGCGGGttagcagcggtgggggggggaggtcaatgggcgcgcggcgaatgcgaataataaaaacttaccgtttcccacGTGATTgcacttaattggtggccattaaccttgtttccgggtttggcgCCCGAAAGTTGCGCAGTAGGCAAACTGTGCACtggcatgacaggctgtcagctggagcgtctggatttaaagggccattgctccaatggattttgctgaagcaaAGGGCAAGAAGACAAAACGGAGCAGCACGGGGGCATgattgctccaagattcaacgatgcctcacttgaggtgctgctggccggggtgagcaggaggagggaactattttacctggccaacaggagaaagcgccctgtctctgccaccaagaaggcctggcttgagtggcagaggaggtcaccagcagcagcaacatatcccgcacttgggtccaatgcaggaagcatttcaatgtcctaactaggtcagcaaaagtgagtacatttactgattctcctgcattccgtgtcacacatcactccccccaccacacctcacatcattctgcactgccaagactattccatcacatcactcctcacacccacttaaggctcatcctcaacttacattcacttcctgagcacttcctcacctccccatttgtgaccccaccactaccactcaccccaatcctgatccaatgtgatgtctctgtttgatactcaccctctgatgcacctctttcatggtcggcctcactcaaagcaatgcattcattggccgaccacttcatcatcactcactcacacatctgtactttcgccccttgtagga from Heptranchias perlo isolate sHepPer1 chromosome 7, sHepPer1.hap1, whole genome shotgun sequence harbors:
- the LOC137324014 gene encoding gamma-crystallin S-1-like, encoding MPVHSLPTAQLSGAKPGNKVNGHQLSAITWETTLIAILGYGVKLSDEEVIGREISGSVTKMVKITFYEDRNFQGRHHECSSDCADLSSYFSRCNSIRVESDWWVVYEKPNYMGYQYVLSRGEYPDYQRWMGFNDNIRSCRTYSYTSGAPYKIKVHERPDFGGQMMEFTDDCPSVYDRFRHRDIHSCHVMDGYWTFYDQPNYRGRQYFMRPGEYRRFSDWGAIVATVGSFRRMVDILTS